In Populus nigra chromosome 1, ddPopNigr1.1, whole genome shotgun sequence, one genomic interval encodes:
- the LOC133677023 gene encoding leucoanthocyanidin dioxygenase-like, translated as MVTSSVLVPRVESLASSGIKSIPKEYIRPQEELNNIGNVFEEVKNNEGPQVPTIDLMEIESEDKVVREKCREEIVKAAKEWGVMHLVNHGIPDDLIDRVRKAGQAFFDLPIEEKEKYANDQASGNVQGYGSKLANNASGQLEWEDYFFHLIFPEDKRDISVWPKTPSDYTKVTSEYARLLRSLASKILSALSIGLGLEEGRLEKEVGGMEELLLQMKINYYPRCPQPELALGVEAHTDISALTFILHNMVPGLQLFYEGKWVTAKCVPNSIIMHIGDTVEILSNGKYKSILHRGLVNKEKVRISWAVFCEPPKEKIILKPLTEIVTEAEPPLFPPRTFAQHLAHKLFRKTQDSLTPPKAD; from the exons ATGGTGACTTCATCAGTGCTAGTTCCACGAGTTGAGAGTTTGGCAAGCAGTGGGATCAAATCAATCCCAAAAGAATATATTCGGCCCCAAGAGGAGTTAAATAACATCGGCAATGTTTTCGAAGAAGTGAAGAACAATGAAGGGCCTCAAGTTCCAACCATTGATTTGATGGAAATTGAATCTGAGGACAAAGTGGTCCGGGAGAAATGCCGGGAAGAAATAGTCAAGGCAGCTAAAGAGTGGGGTGTTATGCACCTTGTcaaccatggaattcctgatGATTTAATCGATCGTGTCAGGAAAGCTGGCCAGGCTTTCTTTGATCTTCCAATTGAGGAAAAAGAGAAGTATGCTAATGATCAGGCTTCAGGAAATGTTCAAGGGTATGGAAGCAAGCTAGCTAACAATGCCAGTGGGCAGCTTGAGTGGGAGGACtattttttccatctcattTTTCCTGAGGACAAGCGTGACATCTCCGTATGGCCTAAGACACCTAGTGATTATAC TAAAGTCACTAGTGAATATGCAAGGCTGCTGAGAAGTTTAGCGAGCAAAATTCTGTCAGCACTATCAATTGGCCTGGGATTGGAAGAAGGAAGGCTAGAAAAGGAGGTTGGTGGCATGGAAGAGTTACTACTCCAAATGAAGATCAACTACTACCCCAGGTGCCCTCAACCAGAACTAGCTCTAGGGGTTGAAGCTCACACAGATATAAGTGCACTCACTTTTATACTCCACAACATGGTGCCGGGCCTGCAACTCTTCTATGAAGGCAAGTGGGTAACAGCAAAATGCGTCCCCAACTCAATCATCATGCACATTGGCGACACTGTTGAGATCTTGAGCAATGGGAAATACAAGAGTATTCTTCACAGGGGACTTGTTAACAAGGAGAAGGTAAGGATTTCATGGGCAGTTTTTTGCGAGCCGCCGAAGGAGAAAATCATCCTCAAGCCACTGACAGAAATTGTGACTGAGGCTGAGCCTCCATTGTTCCCTCCACGCACCTTTGCACAGCATCTTGCGCATAAGCTTTTCAGGAAGACCCAAGATTCTCTCACCCCCCCAAAAGCTGATTAA